The window GTCCGTGTCGGAGCTTTCAAATCATGTCCAGTTGATCCGGGCAATCCAAAGTCAGGATTTGAAGCATCTCGGCTCTTCATCGCTTGGTCGCGCCTGCATTGCGCGCGCGATTGAGGACAGATACGCAAGGATACCTAAGCATTTGCTGTAAAGCCACAGCACGGAGAACCACTATGCGCATACTTCTGATCCATACGGGCGGCACGATCGGGATGATCGAAACGAAAGATGGATTTGCCCCGAAGGCGGGCGTCTTGGAGGATGCGGTGCAAGGCCTGACGGCTTCGGGAGAGATTGCGGCAAGCGTTTCCATCCACGCGCTTGAACCGTTGATCGACAGCGCCCAAGCAACACCCGCTGACTGGATCAGAATCGCACGTTGTATCAATGATGCCCATGCCACCTGTGACGCGGTTGTTGTTACCCACGGCACGGATACGCTGGCCTACACGGCAGGGGCGCTTTGTCTGGCGCTTCCGGGGTTGGACAAGCCGGTGATCGTCACTGGTTCAATGTTGCCCCTGACGGTGGAAGGCAACGATGGTCTGGACAACCTGCGCGGCGCGCTGAACGCCGCTGGCACCGGTAAACCCGGGGTTTGGGTTCAATTTGCAGGACGTCTCTTGCATGGTGCCCGCGTGCGGAAATCCCATTCCAGCGCATTTGACGCATTTGAGGCCGAGACAAGCACGGCTGCCCCGCTAATTGACGCCGATCGCGCAGGTCTGAATGTTCTGTTTCCGCAGAAGGTCGGCGTTTTCTCAGTCACGCCGGGGCCATTCACTGATGTTCTGGCTTTTTCCATCGAACACTGCGACGGGCTGGTGTTGCGGTGCTATGGGTCCGGAACCGCGCCCGACACGCCAGAGATGCGCGCCGCACTTGGCCGCGCGCGCGACCGGCAAATTCCAATCATCGCCGTCAGCCAGTGCCCCGAAGGCGGAATGAAACTGGGCACCTATGCCGCAGGTCAGGTTATGAGAGACAACAATGTGGTAGACGGCCGCGATACGACACCGGAAATGGCCTATATTAAATTGCATTTCGCCCTGTCCTTGCACGACACCTATGAGGAGCGCTGTAGGTTTCTTGCGCAAAGCCAAGTGGGTGAAT is drawn from Sulfitobacter sp. S223 and contains these coding sequences:
- a CDS encoding asparaginase; the protein is MRILLIHTGGTIGMIETKDGFAPKAGVLEDAVQGLTASGEIAASVSIHALEPLIDSAQATPADWIRIARCINDAHATCDAVVVTHGTDTLAYTAGALCLALPGLDKPVIVTGSMLPLTVEGNDGLDNLRGALNAAGTGKPGVWVQFAGRLLHGARVRKSHSSAFDAFEAETSTAAPLIDADRAGLNVLFPQKVGVFSVTPGPFTDVLAFSIEHCDGLVLRCYGSGTAPDTPEMRAALGRARDRQIPIIAVSQCPEGGMKLGTYAAGQVMRDNNVVDGRDTTPEMAYIKLHFALSLHDTYEERCRFLAQSQVGEFGL